One stretch of Thermoproteota archaeon DNA includes these proteins:
- a CDS encoding leucyl aminopeptidase: protein MKIIQDTTNPLKKKTLVLCAYVTEKTNQVFGLEGINPKIKNAITESLNEIEGKLGKISIINTYDLIPAKRILLVGIGTKEKISNDTFRFASGKIAQKIKDMKVKDFAIIVPQQMQLKQTSIISQIIEGVRLSLFSFDKYKKEKINFSTNLTIIAPNSKDIPKVIKRAQIISDGVIFTKEIANLPPNECTPITLANFAKDLANKNKMKCRIFDKSQLKRGGFGGITAVGQGSKNEPRLIILEHNKGGNKKPIVIVGKAVTFDTGGISLKPGEKMDEMKFDKCGGCTVLGIMKAVSELQLPMNVVGIVPSVENMPSGESYRPGDIIKLYSGKTAEILNTDAEGRLILADALSYGEKIYKPKTIIDFATLTGACIVALGTNVAGMVSNNENLVKEMTSASNETYEEVWHLPLNEDYMNMIKSDVADMKNVGIGRAAGTITAAAFLQNAVEKTPWVHFDIAGVAWTQTGTKEKPYNPKGATGFGVRLILEYLRKNTQ, encoded by the coding sequence ATGAAGATCATTCAAGACACTACAAATCCGTTAAAGAAGAAAACTTTGGTTTTATGTGCATACGTAACAGAAAAAACAAATCAAGTATTTGGTCTTGAAGGAATAAATCCAAAAATCAAAAACGCCATAACAGAATCATTAAACGAAATAGAAGGCAAATTAGGGAAAATTTCAATAATTAATACATATGATTTAATTCCCGCAAAAAGAATTCTTCTAGTTGGAATAGGTACAAAAGAAAAAATTTCAAATGATACTTTTAGATTTGCTTCTGGAAAAATAGCTCAAAAAATCAAAGATATGAAAGTAAAGGACTTTGCAATTATAGTTCCACAACAAATGCAACTAAAACAAACTTCAATAATTTCACAAATTATTGAAGGAGTAAGACTATCATTATTTTCATTTGATAAATATAAAAAAGAAAAAATTAATTTTTCGACCAATCTTACAATTATTGCTCCCAATTCAAAAGATATTCCTAAAGTGATCAAAAGAGCACAAATAATTTCAGACGGGGTAATTTTTACAAAAGAAATTGCAAATCTTCCACCTAACGAATGTACTCCAATAACACTTGCTAATTTTGCTAAAGATTTAGCAAACAAGAACAAGATGAAATGTAGAATTTTTGATAAATCTCAACTAAAAAGAGGCGGATTTGGTGGAATTACTGCTGTTGGTCAAGGAAGTAAAAATGAACCAAGATTAATCATCTTAGAACATAACAAAGGTGGAAACAAAAAACCAATTGTTATCGTTGGAAAAGCAGTCACTTTTGATACAGGTGGAATTTCATTGAAACCAGGTGAAAAAATGGATGAGATGAAATTTGATAAATGTGGTGGTTGTACAGTTCTAGGAATTATGAAAGCTGTTTCAGAGCTTCAATTACCAATGAATGTTGTAGGTATTGTTCCATCAGTAGAAAATATGCCAAGTGGAGAATCGTATAGGCCTGGAGACATCATAAAACTTTACAGTGGAAAAACTGCTGAAATTTTAAACACAGATGCAGAGGGACGTTTGATTCTTGCAGATGCACTCTCATATGGAGAAAAAATTTACAAGCCAAAGACAATCATTGATTTTGCTACGCTAACTGGGGCTTGCATAGTTGCATTAGGAACAAATGTTGCAGGCATGGTATCTAATAATGAAAATCTTGTAAAAGAAATGACATCAGCTTCAAATGAAACGTATGAAGAAGTATGGCATCTACCATTAAATGAAGATTATATGAACATGATAAAATCAGATGTAGCTGATATGAAAAATGTTGGAATTGGAAGGGCGGCAGGAACTATCACTGCAGCTGCATTTTTACAAAATGCCGTTGAAAAAACTCCTTGGGTGCATTTTGATATTGCAGGAGTTGCTTGGACACAAACAGGGACAAAAGAAAAACCATACAATCCAAAAGGCGCAACAGGATTTGGAGTTAGACTGATTTTAGAATATCTAAGAAAGAATACTCAGTAA
- a CDS encoding ribosome biogenesis/translation initiation ATPase RLI, with protein MTHRVAVLDKELCQPKKCGLECIKYCPVNKSGADCIILNEEEKKAQIDENICNGCGICVKVCPFDAITIVNLASELATDKVHQYGMNSFRLYKLPTPKKGEVVGLLGRNGMGKSTVVNILSGNLKPNLGRYENPPEWDEILKYYSGTELKSHFEKIKENKIRASIKPQQVQQIAQAFNGTGRELLARYDERGVANDLIKDLGLENAVDHDIKELSGGELQRIAVGVAAAKDAEFYFFDEPSSYNDVFQRAGVARVIHSLAKIGKSVMVVEHDLTLLDYLSDYIEVLYGEPAAYGIVSSVLSTKVGINVFLDGYLPTENVRFRDKKFSFDVSSSSDEFLDADDVISYPKLVKKYPAFGVTVEPGRVRKGEILGIMGANALGKTTFMKMIAGVEKPDDGEITKKIKIAYKPQYLQNDIDVEVISVLDKANGGQIEGSQEEEQIVDPLKIKKLYNKSVRNLSGGELQKVAVASCLLQKVDLYALDEPSAFLDVEDRIAVAKFLQKFVRSYGKSAIVIDHDLQLMDLVSDTMVIFEGESGKEGHATEPMSKSNAMNRFLKSLDISFRRDETSMRPRVNKSESRLDKQQKQTGNFYYRK; from the coding sequence ATGACTCATCGCGTAGCCGTACTTGATAAAGAATTATGCCAGCCAAAAAAATGTGGTCTGGAATGCATCAAGTATTGTCCTGTGAATAAATCTGGAGCAGATTGCATCATACTAAATGAGGAAGAAAAAAAGGCTCAGATTGATGAAAATATTTGCAATGGGTGTGGCATTTGTGTTAAAGTATGTCCGTTTGATGCCATTACAATAGTAAACCTAGCATCAGAGTTAGCGACAGATAAAGTTCACCAATATGGAATGAACTCTTTTAGATTGTACAAACTTCCAACTCCAAAGAAAGGGGAAGTTGTAGGCTTGCTTGGCAGAAATGGTATGGGAAAAAGCACTGTTGTGAATATCCTGTCAGGAAATTTAAAACCAAATCTTGGAAGGTATGAAAATCCCCCAGAGTGGGATGAAATTTTAAAATATTATAGTGGTACAGAGTTAAAATCTCATTTTGAGAAAATTAAGGAAAATAAAATTAGAGCATCCATAAAACCACAACAAGTACAACAAATAGCTCAGGCATTTAATGGAACAGGAAGAGAATTACTTGCAAGATATGATGAGCGTGGAGTAGCAAATGATCTTATCAAAGATCTTGGATTAGAGAATGCAGTAGATCATGACATTAAAGAATTAAGTGGTGGTGAACTTCAAAGAATTGCAGTAGGAGTTGCAGCTGCCAAGGATGCGGAATTTTACTTTTTTGATGAGCCATCATCATACAACGACGTCTTTCAGAGAGCAGGAGTAGCAAGAGTCATTCATAGTTTAGCAAAAATTGGAAAAAGTGTAATGGTTGTTGAACATGATTTAACACTCTTAGATTATCTTAGTGACTATATTGAAGTTCTATATGGTGAGCCAGCAGCATACGGTATCGTTTCAAGTGTGTTATCAACAAAAGTGGGAATAAACGTATTCTTAGATGGTTATCTTCCAACTGAAAATGTTCGATTTAGGGATAAAAAATTCTCTTTTGATGTATCGTCATCTAGTGACGAATTCTTAGATGCTGATGATGTCATTTCATATCCAAAGCTTGTAAAAAAATATCCCGCATTTGGAGTCACCGTAGAACCTGGAAGAGTACGAAAGGGAGAAATTTTAGGAATAATGGGTGCAAATGCATTAGGAAAAACTACTTTCATGAAGATGATTGCAGGAGTAGAAAAACCCGATGATGGTGAAATTACTAAAAAAATTAAGATAGCATACAAACCTCAATACCTCCAAAATGATATTGATGTTGAAGTGATATCAGTTTTAGATAAGGCAAATGGAGGACAGATTGAAGGCAGTCAGGAAGAAGAGCAGATTGTTGATCCTCTAAAAATCAAAAAACTCTACAATAAATCAGTCAGGAATCTTTCAGGTGGAGAACTACAAAAAGTGGCAGTAGCATCTTGCCTCCTGCAAAAAGTAGACCTTTACGCATTAGATGAGCCATCTGCGTTCTTAGATGTAGAGGATAGAATAGCAGTTGCAAAGTTTCTTCAAAAATTTGTTCGCTCCTATGGCAAATCAGCGATTGTAATTGATCATGATCTACAGTTAATGGATTTAGTTTCAGATACCATGGTAATATTTGAAGGAGAGTCTGGAAAGGAAGGTCATGCAACTGAACCCATGTCAAAATCAAACGCCATGAATCGTTTCCTAAAATCATTAGACATCTCCTTTAGAAGGGATGAAACATCAATGAGGCCTAGAGTTAACAAATCAGAGAGTAGATTAGATAAGCAACAAAAACAGACTGGTAATTTCTATTATAGAAAATGA
- a CDS encoding class I SAM-dependent methyltransferase family protein, with translation MLKKALEGHLTEDESKQLFSAFDQIGDIIVVRIPESLLSKKKIIGQTLLNEVKTARSVYYQSSDVKGDFRTRELELLVGLEDTQTEYKEFGCRFIVDVEKAFFSPRLSTERERIASLVTDGETVINLFAGVGMFSILAAKKKKCTVFSIDINPVASELCEKNIAINKLKGAVISINGDASKVVKNNLEEKADRTLMLLPERSDEFLDTAISVTKDRGIIHYYSHIHSETKAEASKLSEEHFLNVCPLKADILNSKIVRAVGPRFYQTVVDARIYKN, from the coding sequence ATGCTAAAAAAAGCATTGGAAGGTCATTTGACTGAAGATGAAAGTAAGCAGCTTTTTTCAGCATTTGATCAGATAGGTGACATTATTGTCGTAAGAATTCCAGAATCGTTATTATCAAAAAAGAAGATCATCGGTCAAACTCTGTTAAATGAGGTAAAGACAGCAAGATCGGTTTATTATCAGTCATCAGACGTCAAAGGAGACTTTCGTACAAGGGAATTAGAGCTATTAGTAGGACTTGAAGATACTCAAACAGAGTACAAAGAATTTGGATGTAGGTTTATTGTCGATGTAGAAAAAGCATTTTTTTCGCCTAGATTATCTACAGAGAGAGAAAGAATTGCTAGTTTAGTAACGGATGGAGAAACAGTAATCAATCTTTTTGCAGGAGTCGGAATGTTTTCAATATTAGCTGCAAAAAAGAAAAAATGTACAGTGTTTAGTATTGACATTAATCCTGTTGCATCGGAATTGTGTGAAAAAAACATTGCAATAAACAAACTAAAAGGTGCAGTAATCTCAATTAATGGAGATGCATCAAAAGTTGTTAAAAATAATCTAGAAGAAAAGGCAGACAGGACATTAATGTTGTTGCCAGAAAGATCAGATGAATTTTTAGATACAGCTATTTCAGTAACAAAAGATAGAGGTATTATTCACTATTATTCTCACATTCATAGTGAAACAAAAGCTGAAGCTTCAAAACTTTCAGAAGAGCATTTTCTTAACGTGTGTCCATTAAAAGCAGACATACTAAATTCAAAAATTGTCAGAGCGGTTGGGCCTAGATTCTATCAAACTGTAGTTGATGCACGAATTTACAAAAATTAA
- a CDS encoding transcriptional regulator, whose product MDKRKTTGILIFVSCIGGFFLYAYLLMLSEWSPIVLQLSVLMIAGGVLGVISWIGYTMATTKPSPSSIASDDD is encoded by the coding sequence ATGGATAAAAGGAAAACAACTGGAATTTTGATATTTGTCTCTTGTATAGGAGGTTTTTTCCTTTATGCATATCTCCTAATGTTATCTGAATGGAGTCCTATAGTTTTACAACTTTCTGTATTGATGATTGCAGGCGGTGTCCTCGGTGTGATTTCCTGGATTGGATACACTATGGCAACAACAAAACCATCTCCATCATCAATTGCATCTGATGATGATTAA
- the rimI gene encoding ribosomal-protein-alanine N-acetyltransferase, with protein MQVILRQIGECSVRRAEPRDLIPVMEINLKTLPEHYSDYFYESLLAELPEAFLVAEISGKIVGYIMCKTEYGFSNFKKLGFVKKGHVVSIAVLHEHRRKGIGNALVEESMNGVKSKKCDELYLEVRCSNNEAVTLYEKLGFFIKQRLKSYYRDGEDAYMMAIEFNY; from the coding sequence ATGCAAGTAATTTTACGTCAGATTGGAGAATGTAGTGTGAGACGAGCAGAGCCTCGAGATCTTATTCCTGTGATGGAAATTAATCTAAAAACATTACCAGAACATTATTCAGATTATTTTTACGAAAGCCTACTTGCAGAGCTTCCAGAGGCATTTCTTGTAGCTGAAATTTCCGGAAAAATAGTTGGCTATATCATGTGTAAAACAGAGTATGGATTTTCAAATTTTAAAAAATTGGGTTTTGTGAAAAAAGGACATGTTGTATCGATTGCAGTCTTGCATGAACATAGAAGAAAGGGAATTGGAAATGCCCTTGTTGAAGAATCCATGAATGGTGTCAAATCCAAAAAATGTGATGAACTCTACCTTGAGGTTAGATGTAGTAACAATGAAGCAGTAACTTTGTATGAAAAACTAGGGTTCTTTATCAAACAGCGTCTGAAATCTTACTATCGAGATGGGGAGGACGCATACATGATGGCCATAGAATTCAACTACTAG
- a CDS encoding site-2 protease family protein, whose product MSEPTIEEVVDLVSSKFDVIEFEQGLDALGFKINQDSDLKERFLDLALKLESLNLIGKIESGDDGMYVIVRRMPPKKKRKWLSSSWMPRILFAIVVSFVMIDGYYRTAGANSIINIGDPIEMAGIYTLSLLGILGIHELGHLVAARLHKLKTTWPYFIPGIPVLGFIPTFGAVIQSRGLTINREILFDVAIAGPIAGLVITIIVTIYGAYTAPVIDSVIAEQLFEDARLIEWSQGEPLFMTGALALFGKGGDTHEVLMTPVLFAAWIGFLITFLNLLPAWQLDGGHMARTLLKEKWHRYATYASMGVLVLLGYWFMAMFILILSSRNPSAQILEEVTPLTRNRKIAYIIIVILAIFCAPIPNGILS is encoded by the coding sequence ATGAGTGAGCCAACTATAGAAGAGGTTGTAGATTTAGTCTCCTCAAAATTTGATGTTATCGAATTTGAGCAAGGACTAGACGCCTTGGGATTTAAGATTAATCAAGACTCCGATCTTAAAGAGCGATTCCTTGATCTTGCATTGAAACTTGAATCTTTGAATTTGATTGGAAAAATAGAATCGGGCGATGATGGTATGTACGTAATCGTTAGGAGAATGCCTCCGAAAAAAAAGAGAAAGTGGTTATCATCATCATGGATGCCAAGAATTCTCTTTGCAATAGTAGTAAGTTTTGTAATGATTGATGGATACTATAGGACTGCTGGGGCAAATTCCATTATCAATATTGGTGATCCTATTGAAATGGCAGGAATTTACACGCTATCACTTTTAGGAATTTTAGGAATTCATGAATTAGGTCATCTAGTTGCCGCGAGATTACACAAGCTAAAAACAACTTGGCCTTACTTTATTCCAGGAATACCAGTGTTAGGTTTTATCCCTACTTTTGGCGCAGTAATTCAATCAAGAGGTCTTACAATTAATCGAGAGATTTTATTTGATGTTGCAATCGCAGGGCCAATAGCTGGACTAGTCATAACAATCATTGTCACAATTTATGGTGCATATACAGCTCCTGTGATTGACAGTGTAATTGCAGAACAATTGTTTGAGGATGCAAGATTAATCGAATGGAGTCAAGGAGAGCCACTCTTTATGACAGGAGCATTGGCGTTGTTTGGCAAGGGCGGAGACACTCATGAAGTACTCATGACACCAGTGCTTTTTGCAGCATGGATTGGATTTCTTATCACGTTTCTAAATTTGCTACCCGCATGGCAGTTAGATGGGGGACACATGGCAAGAACTTTGCTAAAAGAAAAATGGCATAGATATGCAACATATGCAAGTATGGGAGTGCTTGTGTTACTAGGATATTGGTTTATGGCAATGTTCATTTTAATTCTGAGTTCTAGAAATCCTAGTGCACAAATTCTAGAAGAGGTCACACCGCTAACAAGAAATAGAAAAATTGCATATATTATAATTGTAATATTGGCAATATTTTGTGCTCCTATACCAAATGGAATATTATCTTAA
- a CDS encoding transcriptional regulator encodes MPEIWLNYGITDVVLDIRAENLEENIDSDGKILEDTQIAEKLNSLDTTKPIELVVLHHSKAVQKIISILFSSCEQKSRPIPRILSDRKILNLVKQGLPEGSIISEFEESSLTNSNLVFLSELEMDGLFGFETIATRLLKRFGTENMLSAYAKRKGNLPTPCQATESLEEAKKFVDNFEIIGIEILANSKGIVDIAVGHPSSTISLTKTFESIAIKDVGKHKTMFISTGKDASNDTLGKSLNSLWNCSDAIKDNGLAVLVAECKMGIGSDAIQQYIEDRLSLDQIRNPSKYINGMEDLLFLNEIQKRFQVALVSILPEFYAKKLNMISLSGIKHGMDYVLKTQGARQKVVVVSDGARLLLR; translated from the coding sequence ATGCCTGAAATCTGGTTAAATTATGGAATTACTGATGTCGTTTTGGACATCAGGGCAGAGAATTTAGAAGAAAATATTGATTCTGATGGCAAAATACTTGAAGATACTCAGATTGCTGAAAAATTAAATTCGTTAGACACAACTAAACCAATTGAGTTAGTGGTGTTACACCACTCAAAAGCAGTTCAAAAAATCATCTCCATCTTGTTTTCTTCATGTGAACAAAAATCAAGGCCTATTCCAAGAATTTTATCTGATAGAAAAATTCTAAATCTTGTAAAACAAGGTCTTCCAGAAGGCAGCATCATATCAGAATTTGAAGAATCAAGCTTGACTAACTCAAATTTGGTATTTTTAAGTGAGTTAGAAATGGATGGACTATTTGGATTTGAAACAATTGCGACTAGATTGCTCAAACGATTTGGAACTGAAAACATGCTTTCAGCATATGCAAAAAGAAAGGGGAACCTACCTACTCCTTGTCAGGCCACTGAAAGCCTAGAGGAAGCAAAAAAATTTGTTGATAACTTTGAGATTATAGGAATTGAGATACTGGCAAACTCAAAGGGAATAGTTGACATTGCAGTTGGTCATCCCTCATCAACCATTTCTCTGACGAAAACCTTTGAATCTATTGCAATCAAAGATGTGGGAAAACACAAGACTATGTTTATCAGCACAGGCAAAGACGCAAGTAATGATACCCTTGGAAAATCTTTAAACTCTTTATGGAATTGTAGTGACGCCATTAAGGATAATGGATTGGCAGTTCTTGTTGCAGAGTGTAAGATGGGGATTGGTTCAGATGCTATCCAGCAATATATTGAGGATAGGTTGAGTTTAGATCAAATTCGAAATCCATCAAAATACATCAATGGAATGGAGGATTTACTATTTCTAAATGAAATTCAAAAAAGATTTCAGGTTGCATTAGTTTCAATACTTCCTGAGTTTTATGCAAAGAAGCTTAACATGATTTCTCTTTCTGGAATTAAACATGGAATGGATTATGTTCTAAAAACTCAGGGTGCAAGACAAAAGGTAGTAGTTGTCTCTGATGGTGCACGACTCCTATTAAGATAA
- a CDS encoding orotate phosphoribosyltransferase, whose protein sequence is MEFVKEFATFLFQKGSIKFGDFTLASGKKSSYYIDLRVVPSFPHQFRKMVKYLQNQIIEKTGLENFDSLVSVPTGGLIIASALAIETVKPLIYVRTKPKDYGTSKSVEGYFEKGMKVLMIDDVATTGGSVINGIKSLKQEGLEISDTYVIINRMEGATEALRDEGVKMHQLTDIMEITKILYEQKMISEEILDKVKMQTGTN, encoded by the coding sequence ATGGAATTTGTAAAAGAGTTTGCAACATTTTTGTTCCAAAAAGGCTCGATCAAGTTTGGAGATTTTACCCTAGCCAGTGGAAAAAAGAGCTCATACTATATTGATTTGAGAGTAGTTCCAAGTTTCCCTCATCAATTCAGAAAGATGGTCAAATATCTCCAAAATCAAATAATAGAAAAGACAGGATTGGAGAACTTTGATTCTTTAGTTTCAGTCCCAACTGGAGGATTAATTATTGCGTCTGCATTAGCGATTGAGACAGTAAAACCGTTAATCTATGTAAGAACCAAACCCAAGGATTATGGTACTTCAAAATCTGTTGAAGGATATTTTGAGAAAGGTATGAAAGTATTGATGATTGATGACGTTGCCACTACTGGCGGTTCTGTGATAAATGGAATTAAATCATTAAAACAAGAAGGATTAGAGATTTCAGATACATATGTGATTATTAATAGAATGGAAGGCGCCACTGAGGCTTTACGTGATGAAGGAGTTAAAATGCATCAATTAACAGACATTATGGAAATCACTAAAATTCTTTATGAGCAAAAAATGATTTCGGAAGAAATTTTAGATAAGGTAAAGATGCAGACAGGAACAAATTGA